The proteins below are encoded in one region of Eulemur rufifrons isolate Redbay chromosome 2, OSU_ERuf_1, whole genome shotgun sequence:
- the LOC138375271 gene encoding LOW QUALITY PROTEIN: NADH dehydrogenase [ubiquinone] iron-sulfur protein 5-like (The sequence of the model RefSeq protein was modified relative to this genomic sequence to represent the inferred CDS: substituted 2 bases at 2 genomic stop codons): MPFFDVQKRLGLNMYHGLTIQSAEQPYRIPVRXHAFETEXIECAHGISGIRAEKEYKTKFDDFVESLLWHKTMRCVSTIKKQQDKLIKEGKYTPSHHLGKGVPRP, encoded by the coding sequence ATGCCTTTCTTTGATGTACAGAAAAGGCTGGGCCTTAACATGTATCATGGGCTGACAATCCAAAGTGCTGAACAGCCCTACAGGATTCCTGTTCGATGACATGCTTTTGAAACAGAATGAATAGAGTGTGCACACGGAATTAGTGGTATCCGGGCAGAGAAAGAGTACAAGACAAAATTTGATGATTTTGTTGAAAGTCTGCTTTGGCACAAAACAATGAGATGTGTGAGTACCATCAAGAAGCAGCAAGATAAGCTGATAAAGGAAGGGAAGTACACTCCTTCTCACCACCTGGGCAAGGGGGTGCCTAGGCCCTGA